The proteins below come from a single Miscanthus floridulus cultivar M001 chromosome 1, ASM1932011v1, whole genome shotgun sequence genomic window:
- the LOC136476145 gene encoding glycosyltransferase BC10-like: MQARVASMEDVKEARQAAGQGRVLPTGMLKVFLGFLLLGVGLSAVGMYMARHAVAAVAPALFRPCLGGSSAEEEPEGLERWTRPPARVEHAMTDEELLWRASFAPWVRGYPFRRVPKVAFMFLTRGPLPLAPLWERFFRGHEGRYSIYVHALPSYHANFTSESVFYRRQIPSKVAEWGQMTMCDAERRLLANALLDISNEWFVLVSESCIPIFDFNTTYRYFQNSNRSFLMAFDDPGPYGRGRYNWNMTPEVELDQWRKGSQWFEVHRELAIEIVKDTVYYPKFKEFCRPHCYVDEHYFPTMLTIEAPNSLANRSVTWVDWSRGGAHPATFGRGDITEEFLRRVQKGWTCLYNNQNSTMCFLFARKFAPSALEPLLELAPTVLGYG; encoded by the exons ATGCAGGCCCGTGTGGCGTCCATGGAGGACGTGAAGGAGGCGCGGCAGGCGGCGGGGCAGGGGAGGGTACTGCCCACGGGGATGCTCAAGGTGTTCCTGGGGTTCCTGCTGCTGGGCGTGGGGCTGTCCGCCGTCGGCATGTACATGGCGCGGCACGCGGTGGCGGCGGTCGCGCCCGCGCTGTTCCGGCCGTGCCTGGGTGGCTCCTCcgcggaggaggagcccgaggggcTGGAGCGGTGGACGCGGCCCCCAGCGCGCGTAGAGCACGCGATGACAGACGAGGAGCTGCTCTGGCGCGCGTCGTTCGCGCCGTGGGTGCGCGGGTACCCGTTCCGCCGCGTGCCCAAGGTGGCCTTCATGTTTCTCACGCGAGGCCCGTTGCCGCTCGCGCCGCTCTGGGAGCGATTCTTCCGTGGGCACGAGGGGCGCTACTCCATCTACGTGCACGCATTGCCATCCTACCATGCCAACTTCACCTCTGAATCCGTCTTCTACCGGCGCCAAATTCCCAGTAAG GTGGCAGAATGGGGTCAGATGACCATGTGTGATGCTGAGAGACGCCTACTTGCCAACGCTTTGCTGGATATATCCAACGAATGGTTTGTGCTTGTGTCTGAGTCATGCATTCCTATATTTGATTTCAACACAACATACAGATACTTCCAGAACTCGAACCGAAGCTTTCTCATGGCGTTTGATGATCCTGGACCATATGGACGGGGAAGATACAACTGGAATATGACCCCTGAGGTTGAACTTGACCAATGGCGCAAAGGTTCACAGTGGTTCGAAGTACACAGAGAGCTTGCCATTGAAATTGTGAAGGACACGGTCTACTATCCAAAATTCAAGGAGTTCTGCAGGCCCCATTGTTATGTTGATGAGCACTATTTCCCTACAATGCTGACGATTGAAGCTCCAAACAGCCTGGCTAACAGAAGTGTTACTTGGGTGGATTGGTCAAGAGGTGGTGCTCATCCAGCCACGTTTGGTAGGGGTGATATCACAGAGGAATTCCTGAGGAGGGTCCAAAAGGGATGGACATGTCTATACAATAACCAGAACTCAACGATGTGCTTCTTGTTTGCGCGGAAGTTTGCTCCAAGTGCATTGGAGCCTTTGTTAGAGCTAGCGCCTACTGTGCTCGGTTATGGTTGA